CAACATAGGGAGAGAGAGTCCGGGTCTCCAGGTTACGAAGATAGTAGAGGGCGAAGATATTGGCCGAGACCAGCAATTTTTTACCCGCGGGGTCAGCGAACCCAACACTCCCCTCTATCTTAAACCTGAGAGGTTCCGGTGCAGGGTGCGGCATGATTTGTTCATAGTCGTAGAGCGCCATCAGGCTCAACTGCCCGATACGAAAGGCAGGTTGTGGAGCGTAACTGGTTCCATACACCATGGCCAGCCCAAGGTGTTGTGGCTGGTCCAGCGACACCGCGCCGACCGGAAACGGGGCAAGCAGGCATAAAGCGAGCAACAGACAGACCATAGGCCCTCCGGTCTTTGGCATCATAGATCACCCCGGCTTAGGTGGATTACAGCATATTCGCCGTCGTTGCCGAAACGCAAACAACCAAGCGCACTGCAGGGGCGTGTCTCGCGGATCACCCCACCCTGATAGTAATCACCACCGTCATCACTTGAAGGGAAGAGCAACCCGCGCTGCAAGCTCAGGGCCGCAACAGCCAAATCAAAAGCCGGGCTAACCGGGGAAGCCCCATAGAGTGGTGAATAACAGGCCACCGGTTGCCCATTTGCCACATATTGACCGTAAGTGGCGCCATTATTAAGGAGGCCCTCGCACCCAAGGATAAGCGGCCTGACGATCTCTAACTGCGGCTTGCTACCACAGAGGTTACCCACCTTAACGCTGTTAATTCGACCGTAACGCGCTGGGATGGGGGTCTCTCTTTGCAGCAGGAAGAAGGCTGCACCCTCGCCGACGATGCCAGTCATCCGACTAAAATCAAGAGGTGTCATCCTCTGTGCCCCAGGAATTTCACAGAACTTCTCCCAGCAATGACCCAGAACCGGACAGTATTCGTCAACCACCCCCAACAAAACCGCGTCAACCCGCTCTTCTGCCAGCCCTTGCCATGCAGAGAGCAGTCCTGCTGCCAACGATTGGTCAAACTGACTGATTGTCAAATTCGGTCCGGTAATCTGAAGCTGCATGGAGATATGCGCCGCCGCCGCATTGTGGACTGAATTGGAAAAGGCCGTCGGTGAGGCGCAAATGTCACCATCTTCAATCACCGAATCAAGGAAGTCGAAGGTGGTGGTCAGTGGGCCGAACCCTGAAGCCAGCACCAGCCCGAGACGACTTTTATCCAGCGCCGGCTGTGCGGCATCTTCCAGAGCCTGAAACGCCCCGAGCAGTGCCAGCCGCGAGAAGTGATCGATGCGACGCAGGGCACGCTTATTCAGGAAGTTTTCCAAGGGTGCGCTGTCGGCCTGCAACAGGGGGATATGATGATCCCGCAGCGCAACCGCGACGGGCGAGACTTCACCCTTCTCCAGGGCCCCCAGCAATGCCTGTTGACCGCAACCAAAGCCTCCAACCAGGCCCAGGCCGTTAATTTGGATGGCAGTCACCGGGGCACCTCCAGACCAATCAGCAGGGCCGAATTGTTGCCCCCGAAGGCCAGTGATTCGGAAATAGCCAGGGTTCCGCGTACCCCTACCGGTTCTGCTGAAGGATAAACGGAAAGCTCCGGGTCGGCGTGGGTCAGGCCGACATTGCCTGGCAGTTGTTGTTGTTCGAGGCTGGCCAAGGTGAGGACCGCTTCGATCGCCCCGGCAGCACCCAAGGTGTGGCCGGTGTAGCATTTCGTGGCAACCAGCGGCGTCCGGGGGAAGAGTTGACCCAGCACCAGGCTCTCGACCCTGTCGTTATCCGGGGTACCGGTGCCGTGGACATTGATAAAGCTGACCTGTTGTGCCTTGACGTTGGCAGTTCGCAGCGTTTCGGCCAGCGCCTGACGCAGCCCACGCCCCTCGGGATGGGGCGCGGTCAAATGGTAGGCGTCGGTGCCGCTGCCGTAGCCGAGCAGGTAGCCGCGCGGGCTTTTCCCTCGCGACCTCAGCGATGCGGCTGATTCAAGCACCAGCATCCCCGCCCCTTCGCCAAGATTAAGACCACGACGTTGTTGATCAAAGGGCTTACAGGGTTTGGAATCGGCGATCATCAACGAGGCAAAACCGTTATAGGTCGTGCGACAGAGTTCGTCCGCCCCGCCAACCAGAGCAATATCGCAAACTCCGCTGCGCACCCAGGAAGCCCCCAGCCCGATAGCATCGGTCCCCGACGCACAGGCGTTGACCACCACCTGACAGGGGCCATCCAAACGGTAATGACGGGCCACAGCTGAGGCCGGATTGCTACGCAGATAACGCTCAATGGGCGCCATTGAAGGATCAGCCCCGGAGCGAAAATCTCGATAGAAATCCTCGTTATTCATGGCACTGCCGACCGTTGTCCCAATGCAGACTCCGACCTTCAGCCCGAAAAGATCAGCGTCATCCAGCCCGGCATCAACCAGCGCCTCGGCTAAGGCGCTCAAGGCCAGACGCGTGGTCCGCAACAGTTCAGGATTATTCCCTTGCCGGGGGAGTGCAGCCAGAACCTCAAAAACCGGATAAGGACTGGGATGACTGGTTAAAAAAGCCCGTGGCGGACCAGGATTACGCTCACGCCGCAGCATCGATGCAGAGGCGCTCGCCAGAGTCATTCCGGCGGCGCACAGGCACCCGACCCCGCTGATGGCAACCGCCTGATTCACCGCGGTTGCTTTGACTCAATGAAAGCGGCCAGGGTGTTGATCGACTGCAGCGCCGGACGCCCCTCTTCCATATCCTTGATCTCAACCCCGAAATGCTTCTGGATCACCACCACCAGCTCCACCGCATCAAGGGAATCAAGTCCCAGTCCCTCACCGAACAACGGCGCATCATCTGCGATCTCAGCCGGGGTCACATCTTCCAGATTCAACTCTTCGATCAGAATCTGCTTCAACTTTGCCTTGATATCCATCATGACTCCTTGTCGTTATTTATCGGTTCGGGCTGCTGACGCAGCCAGAGGTCAAAAAAATTAAAAAACTGGTAAGGCTGTTCCCGGCAATACTGCTCGAGTTCTGCAGCAAATTCCGCAGCATAGGGGCGAAAGGTCTCGGGCTTGCGCCCTTTCAGCGCGGGGACGCGCACCACCCGCGCCAGGTTCAGGCGGTAGCTGGCCGAGCCATCCTTATAGCTGAAAAAGACCACCACCGGCGCCCCGCTGGTCGCGGCGATCTTGTAGGCGCTGAAAGGGATGGCAACCGGTTGGCCGAGAAAGTCGACCGCCACCGTGTTGCGTTCACTGCCGAGCTGGCGATCCCCCATGACACAGACAATCTCTCCCTGCTTGAGCGCGCTGAGCATCTCCAACGTTCCGCCCAGATAGCCGGTCGGGTCGATAACCCGGTAAGGGCAGTCGAGCCCCGCATGTTCGTAATACTGGCGATCAATATCACCATCTTCTCGGCGCATCAGCATATGTACCGGGCGCTCTAGAAAATTCAGGGACGACATCGCAACCTGCCAGCAGCCGACATGGGCGGTCATCATGATCATCCCCTGCCCTGCATCGCGCAGCTTGAGCAACGCCTCACGGCCTTCGAGGGTGACGCTCAACGTCTGCGGCCCGAGGATGCCGACCGCCGCCCGGTCGATCAAGACCTGCCCGAAGGATAGAATCAAACGATAGCAGTGCCAGAGGCGCCGCGGACCGGACCTGCCCGGAAAGCGCCGGCTCAGATAGTAGCTGGCGCGCTGGCGGGCCAGACGGCTGAACAGCACATAGTAGGCGACAACGACATAGAGCAGCAGATAGGCCGCACGTCTGCCACCCAGCCGGATCAGCAGGTAAAACAGCTGATGCTGCCAGTTGCGCCCGATGCTGCGACTGCTCCAGTTCGCCTTGGGCGCGGCGCTATCCTTTTGCGACTGTGGCATCGTTCTTCTTTATCATCAGGGTGAGCAACAGGGTCAGGCCCCCGACCAGTCCGGCCAAAAGCGGAGCCAGCACCAGAGAACCTAAAAACCACTCGTACAGGCGTTGCACCGCCTGGTAGCCGAGGGTCTGCAGTGAAAATTCGGTCAACCATTCCCCTTGGCGCATGAAATACCCCAGCTCAATACACAGGGCCGGCACCAGGGGCGGCATGCACAGCTGGCTGCTGCTGATCGCCGCCGGTTTATTCAAGCGAAAAAAACTGCAGGCGAACAGGATCGCCAGAGTATGACAAAAGAGCAGCGGCAGGGTGCCGAGGAACACGCCGAGCGCCGCCGAAGCGGACAGCTGCCCTGGCGAGCTATGTTCACGCAGCAGTTGCCGCAGGGAGCGCAAGGGGTGCAAGGCCGAAACGGAAGCGCCCGGAGTCCCTTTCACACTCTGCAGTTCGATGAGTTTCGGGTGGGGCCAGGGCACAATCGAACGCAGGGTCAGATGGGTATTCAGCAGGGTCAGACGCCAGTTGTCCATAAAACCCCGAAAGTGCGAGATCCGTTCATCTGCCGGAGGATAATAAACCGAGATATCGACATCCCGCAAATCCACCCCGGCCCAGGCCGAACGCACCAGCACTTCGACTTCAAAATTGTAACGCCGGGTCCAGAAATTCAAACCGGCAAAAATCAGCAACGGATAGGCGCGAAACCCGCTCTGCACATCTCTAAGACGGCTGCCGGTCTGCAGACGCAGCCAGAAATTGGAAAACTGCCGGCCGAAACGCGATGCTCCCGGGATCGAGGCCTGCTCAAAATCGCGATGGCCGACAATCAGCGCCTGCGGATGGGCCGCAATTTCGGCAAAAAATTTCGGTAAGTCAGCCGGGTCATGCTGGCCGTCGGCATCGAGGCAGACCATATGACTGTAGCCCTGCTCCAGGCCCCAGTGGGCCGCAGTCTGCAATGCCGCGCCCTTGCCCCGGTTTTGCGCATGTCGCAACAGCTCAACCGGCAGCCCGACCAGGCTTTCGGCCGCGCCGTCGTTGCTGCCGTCATCGACCACCAGCACCCGTTCATGCTGGGTTAAGACCCCTTCAACGACCCGCCGCAGGGTCGTCGCGTGGTTATACGCCGGAACCACGACAAATGTCCCCCCCTGATCTTCAAGAAGAGCCATAACGCTTGTTACTCAAGGCAAAACGTAAAAATTGTCCGGCACTGCCAGCAAAGCGCAGCCAGCTGTCGGGGGATTTCCAGAGCATGGCCAGATAACCGAGCAGCACCCGCTTGCGTTTGAAATGGCTCTTGTAGAACTCGATAAACAGCTTCTCCATCTGCGCCTTCTCCATCCCCTGCGGGATAAACTGAAAGTGCATGCAGTCCATCCTGGGCCAGTCTTCGTCGAATGCCCCGAGTTGATGAATCGTCTCGTAGATCGGTGACCCCGGAAAGGGGGTAAACTTGGCGAGGTTGAAGTCGTCGATCGGCAGCGAAAAGACATAATCCATACTGCGCCGGATTGAAGCCTCAGTCTCGCCGGGCAGCCCCATCATCAGCAACCCCTTGGTGCGGATACCGCAACTCTTGATGGTGCGGATGGTCTCGGCCAGCATATCGAGATCAGCGTTCTGCCGGTGCCGGGCGAGCAGCTCTTCATCGCCGCTCTCGATCCCCAGACTGACCATCCAGCAGCCGGCGGCCTTCATCAGCTGCAGCAGGCCGCGATCGACATGCTCGGCGCGTACCGCACAGTTGAAGGTCATGCCCAACGGTTGCTCGATCATCAAGCGGCAGAATTCTTCGACCCGGCCGCGATGAAAGGTGAACTGGTCATCGTAGAAGTTGATATGCCGGATCCCGAAGCGATCTTTTAAATAGAGCAGGTGCCGATAAAGGTAATCGGCCGAATTGTACCTGAAGGTCTGACGAAACACGCTGCGGTCACAGTAACTGCAGCTGTAGGGGCAACCACGACTCGAGATACAGCTGCTGTTGGGCGCCTTGGGGTAGTTGAAGATCGGCAGCTTGTAGGCGTCGGGATAACCGGCAAGTTTATGGTAGGCCGGAAAGGGCAGCTCATCGAGGACCAGCGCCTGGCGCCGGTAGCCGTTATTGACCAGACCGCCGTCGGCGGCGCGCCACACCAGTCCCTCGACGTTTTCAGGCGAGTCGCCGGCCAGCTGCGCCAGTTCGAGCATGCTCTGCTCACCCTCGCCGATCACCGCATAATCGATCAGAGGAGAAAACTCCAGAACTTTCTCTTTTAAGGCCGAAACATGCGGGCCGCCGAACGCCACACGCAGACCCGGCAGTTCGGCCTTGGCCAGTTGCGCCAGTCGTACCCCATCATGAAAGCTGGCGGTGGTGCAGCTGATCCCGAGCAGAGCCGGGCGCTGCTCACGCAGCAGTTGCTGCAGGCGCTGATCGGCGTCGGGGAACGCATAACAGTCGAGGATCTCGCAGCAAAGACCGGCGCGCTCCAGGTAAGCGGCGATGCTCGCCAGGCCGAGGGGCGGCATGATATTCGCCTTGCGTGAGATGTC
Above is a genomic segment from Geopsychrobacter electrodiphilus DSM 16401 containing:
- a CDS encoding acyloxyacyl hydrolase; this translates as MMPKTGGPMVCLLLALCLLAPFPVGAVSLDQPQHLGLAMVYGTSYAPQPAFRIGQLSLMALYDYEQIMPHPAPEPLRFKIEGSVGFADPAGKKLLVSANIFALYYLRNLETRTLSPYVEGGIGLVYSDFQVEGQGLRLNFNPQAGIGSEWLSSNKVRWYAAFRGYHLSNGNLYHENHGINAFTLQVGRYF
- a CDS encoding beta-ketoacyl synthase chain length factor codes for the protein MTAIQINGLGLVGGFGCGQQALLGALEKGEVSPVAVALRDHHIPLLQADSAPLENFLNKRALRRIDHFSRLALLGAFQALEDAAQPALDKSRLGLVLASGFGPLTTTFDFLDSVIEDGDICASPTAFSNSVHNAAAAHISMQLQITGPNLTISQFDQSLAAGLLSAWQGLAEERVDAVLLGVVDEYCPVLGHCWEKFCEIPGAQRMTPLDFSRMTGIVGEGAAFFLLQRETPIPARYGRINSVKVGNLCGSKPQLEIVRPLILGCEGLLNNGATYGQYVANGQPVACYSPLYGASPVSPAFDLAVAALSLQRGLLFPSSDDGGDYYQGGVIRETRPCSALGCLRFGNDGEYAVIHLSRGDL
- a CDS encoding beta-ketoacyl-[acyl-carrier-protein] synthase family protein yields the protein MNQAVAISGVGCLCAAGMTLASASASMLRRERNPGPPRAFLTSHPSPYPVFEVLAALPRQGNNPELLRTTRLALSALAEALVDAGLDDADLFGLKVGVCIGTTVGSAMNNEDFYRDFRSGADPSMAPIERYLRSNPASAVARHYRLDGPCQVVVNACASGTDAIGLGASWVRSGVCDIALVGGADELCRTTYNGFASLMIADSKPCKPFDQQRRGLNLGEGAGMLVLESAASLRSRGKSPRGYLLGYGSGTDAYHLTAPHPEGRGLRQALAETLRTANVKAQQVSFINVHGTGTPDNDRVESLVLGQLFPRTPLVATKCYTGHTLGAAGAIEAVLTLASLEQQQLPGNVGLTHADPELSVYPSAEPVGVRGTLAISESLAFGGNNSALLIGLEVPR
- a CDS encoding phosphopantetheine-binding protein, with the translated sequence MDIKAKLKQILIEELNLEDVTPAEIADDAPLFGEGLGLDSLDAVELVVVIQKHFGVEIKDMEEGRPALQSINTLAAFIESKQPR
- a CDS encoding lysophospholipid acyltransferase family protein, translating into MPQSQKDSAAPKANWSSRSIGRNWQHQLFYLLIRLGGRRAAYLLLYVVVAYYVLFSRLARQRASYYLSRRFPGRSGPRRLWHCYRLILSFGQVLIDRAAVGILGPQTLSVTLEGREALLKLRDAGQGMIMMTAHVGCWQVAMSSLNFLERPVHMLMRREDGDIDRQYYEHAGLDCPYRVIDPTGYLGGTLEMLSALKQGEIVCVMGDRQLGSERNTVAVDFLGQPVAIPFSAYKIAATSGAPVVVFFSYKDGSASYRLNLARVVRVPALKGRKPETFRPYAAEFAAELEQYCREQPYQFFNFFDLWLRQQPEPINNDKES
- a CDS encoding DUF2062 domain-containing protein produces the protein MALLEDQGGTFVVVPAYNHATTLRRVVEGVLTQHERVLVVDDGSNDGAAESLVGLPVELLRHAQNRGKGAALQTAAHWGLEQGYSHMVCLDADGQHDPADLPKFFAEIAAHPQALIVGHRDFEQASIPGASRFGRQFSNFWLRLQTGSRLRDVQSGFRAYPLLIFAGLNFWTRRYNFEVEVLVRSAWAGVDLRDVDISVYYPPADERISHFRGFMDNWRLTLLNTHLTLRSIVPWPHPKLIELQSVKGTPGASVSALHPLRSLRQLLREHSSPGQLSASAALGVFLGTLPLLFCHTLAILFACSFFRLNKPAAISSSQLCMPPLVPALCIELGYFMRQGEWLTEFSLQTLGYQAVQRLYEWFLGSLVLAPLLAGLVGGLTLLLTLMIKKNDATVAKG
- a CDS encoding B12-binding domain-containing radical SAM protein; this encodes MAQLNAKNILLLHPLGYQLAAAARDISRKANIMPPLGLASIAAYLERAGLCCEILDCYAFPDADQRLQQLLREQRPALLGISCTTASFHDGVRLAQLAKAELPGLRVAFGGPHVSALKEKVLEFSPLIDYAVIGEGEQSMLELAQLAGDSPENVEGLVWRAADGGLVNNGYRRQALVLDELPFPAYHKLAGYPDAYKLPIFNYPKAPNSSCISSRGCPYSCSYCDRSVFRQTFRYNSADYLYRHLLYLKDRFGIRHINFYDDQFTFHRGRVEEFCRLMIEQPLGMTFNCAVRAEHVDRGLLQLMKAAGCWMVSLGIESGDEELLARHRQNADLDMLAETIRTIKSCGIRTKGLLMMGLPGETEASIRRSMDYVFSLPIDDFNLAKFTPFPGSPIYETIHQLGAFDEDWPRMDCMHFQFIPQGMEKAQMEKLFIEFYKSHFKRKRVLLGYLAMLWKSPDSWLRFAGSAGQFLRFALSNKRYGSS